One segment of Chionomys nivalis chromosome 3, mChiNiv1.1, whole genome shotgun sequence DNA contains the following:
- the LOC130871497 gene encoding salivary gland specific protein SAGSIN1 — MATALSGLAVRLSRSAAARSYGVFCKGLTRTLLIFFDLAWRLRINFPYLYIVASMMLNVRLQVHIEIH, encoded by the coding sequence ATGGCGACGGCTCTGTCGGGTCTGGCTGTCCGGCTGTCGCGCTCGGCCGCCGCCCGCTCCTATGGGGTCTTCTGCAAGGGGCTGACCCGCACCCTGCTCATCTTCTTTGACTTGGCTTGGCGGCTGCGCATCAACTTTCCCTACCTCTACATCGTGGCTTCCATGATGCTCAACGTGCGCCTGCAG